The proteins below come from a single Oxyura jamaicensis isolate SHBP4307 breed ruddy duck chromosome 1, BPBGC_Ojam_1.0, whole genome shotgun sequence genomic window:
- the THAP12 gene encoding 52 kDa repressor of the inhibitor of the protein kinase — MICRSSPYRTVLRDNAVPTIFDLTSHLNNPHSRHRKRIKELSEDEIRTLKQQKIDEAFEREQATQELNESNAQNTVSEEGGEEQEEEATPLTLEERENKDYLKSLFEILILMGKQNIPLDGHNADELPEGIYASDNFQALLECRINAGDEVLRKRFEMTAVNLEYCSKTQQKQMLEICESCIREETLREVRDSHFFSIVTDEVVDIAGEEHLPVLVRFVDDSHNLREEFIGFLPYEADPDILAVKFHTTITEKWGLNMEYCRGQAYIVSSGFASKMKVVATRLLEKYPQAVYTLCSSCALNVWLAKSVPVVGVSTALGTIEEVCCLFRQSPQLLEELDNTISVLFQNNKEKSNELKEICRSQWTGRHDTFEVLVDLIQALVLCLDAVNSDSSVRWNNFIAGRAFVLSSAITDFDFIVTIVILKNALSFTRAFGRNLQGQTSDVFFAASSLTAVLHSLNEVAENIDVYHEFWFEEATNLATKLDVQIKLPGKFRRAQQGTLDSEITSENYYKEILSIPTLDHIIQELKDIFSEQHLKALKCLSLVPSVMGQLKFNTSEEHHADMYKNDLPNPDTLSAELHCWRIKWKHRGKDIELPSTIYEALHLPDIKFFPNVYALLKVLSILPVMKVENEKYEVGRKRLKAYLKNTLTEQRSSNLALLNINFDIKHDLDLMVDTYIKLYPDKVEFQEDFLPSNNSEVTKDA; from the exons ATGATATGTAGAAGT AGTCCTTACAGAACAGTTTTACGGGATAATGCCGTGCCAACTATATTTGATCTTACAAGTCACCTGAACAATCCCCACAGCAGACATAGGAAAAGGATAAAAGAGCTG agtgaaGATGAGATAAGAAcactgaagcagcagaaga TTGATGAAGCTTTTGAACGGGAACAGGCAACCCAAGAACTGAACGAAAGCAATGCGCAAAACACTGTCTCAGAGGAAGGCGGGGAAGAGCAAGAAGAAGAAGCCACTCCTTTAAcactggaagaaagagaaaacaaagactaCCTTAAATCTTTGTTTGAAATTTTGATCCTAATGGGTAAACAAAATATTCCCCTGGATGGCCATAATGCTGATGAGCTTCCAGAAGGTATTTATGCCTCAGATAACTTTCAGGCTCTGCTGGAATGTAGAATAAATGCTGGAGATGAAGTTCTGAGGAAACGGTTTGAGATGACTGCGGTCAATCTGGAGTATTGTTCGAAAACTCAGCAGAAACAAATGCTTGAGATCTGTGAGAGCTGTATTAGAGAAGAGACGCTGAGGGAGGTAAGAGACTCGCACTTCTTTTCTATTGTTACCGATGAAGTGGTGGACATAGCAGGAGAGGAACACTTGCCAGTCTTGGTGAGATTTGTTGATGATTCTCATAATCTAAGAGAAGAATTCATTGGGTTTTTACCTTATGAGGCTGATCCTGACATTTTAGCTGTGAAGTTCCATACGACTATCACAGAAAAGTGGGGACTAAACATGGAGTACTGTCGAGGTCAAGCCTACATTGTCTCCAGCGGGTTTGCTTCTAAAATGAAAGTTGTGGCTACAAGACTCTTGGAGAAGTATCCGCAAGCTGTGTATACGCTGTGTTCCTCTTGTGCCTTAAATGTCTGGTTGGCAAAATCCGTTCCTGTTGTTGGAGTTTCCACGGCACTGGGAACAATCGAGGAAGTCTGCTGTCTTTTCCGTCAGTCCCCACAATTGCTGGAAGAACTGGACAATAcaatttctgtcctttttcagAACAATAAGGAGAAGAGCAATGAGCTGAAGGAGATCTGCCGTTCTCAGTGGACAGGCAGGCACGACACTTTTGAGGTTTTAGTGGACCTCATACAAGCGttggtgctgtgtttggatGCGGTAAACAGTGACTCGTCTGTCAGGTGGAACAACTTCATTGCTGGTCGAGCATTTGTACTTTCAAGCGCAATAACGGATTTTGACTTCATTGTGACTAttgtaattctgaaaaatgctcTGTCTTTTACGAGAGCATTTGGAAGAAATCTCCAGGGGCAAACCTCAGATGTGTTCTTTGCAGCTAGCAGCTTAACAGCTGTGTTGCATTCTCTGAATGAAGTGGCGGAGAATATTGACGTTTACCATGAATTTTGGTTTGAGGAAGCAACAAATTTGGCTACAAAACTGGATGTACAAATTAAACTCCCTGGAAAATTTCGCAGAGCACAACAAGGTACCTTGGACTCTGAGATAACATCAGAGAATTACTACAAAGAGATCCTTAGTATCCCCACATTGGACCATATAATTCAAGAATTAAAAGATATATTCTCAGAACAACATTTAAAAGCTCTTAAATGTCTATCGTTAGTGCCCTCAGTCATGGGTCAGCTCAAATTCAATACGTCCGAGGAGCATCACGCTGACATGTACAAAAATGACTTACCTAATCCAGACACTCTTTCTGCTGAGCTTCATTGTTGGAGAATCAAGTGGAAGCACCGGGGGAAAGATATTGAACTTCCATCTACTATTTACGAAGCACTTCACCTGCCTGACATAAAGTTTTTCCCTAACGTGTATGCGTTGCTTAAAGTCTTGTCCATACTTCCAGTGATGAAGGTGGAGAATGAGAAATACGAAGTAGGACGGAAGCGCTTAAAGGCGTACCTGAAAAACACCTTGACAGAGCAAAGGTCAAGCAACCTAGCTTTGTTAAACATAAACTTTGATATAAAACACGACCTAGATTTAATGGTGGACACCTACATTAAACTCTATCCAGATAAAGTTGAATTTCAAGAAGACTTTCTTCCCTCAAACAACTCCGAAGTAACAAAAGATGCTTAA